From a single Prosthecobacter sp. genomic region:
- a CDS encoding CusA/CzcA family heavy metal efflux RND transporter: MIDSIIQFSIKQRWVILLLALGTAILGAYNYTRLPIDAVPDITNVQVQINTEAPGYSPLEVEQRVTFAVENAMGGLPHLDYTRSVSRYGLSQVTVIFKDGTDIYFGRQLIAERLQEVKSKLPPGLEPSMGPIATGLGEIFMFTVTAEPSARNEEGKAYTPTDLRTIQDWIIKPQLRNIPGVIEVNTIGGYEKQFHVTPDPNKLVTFDVTLRQLMEALDLNNANVGAGYIEKNGEQLLIRAPGQAEGIEDLLNIIVAHRDGTPILVKDVAEVVHGRELRTGAATVNGEEVVLATVFMLVGENSRTVSSRIAAKLVDVNRSLPEGVKANAVYDRTTLVDSTIETVKKNLFEGATLVIVILFLLLGNFRAALLTACVIPLSMLLTITGMVSAKISGNLMSLGALDFGIIVDGAVIIVENCIRRLAEEQHRHGRLLTKAERFEIVFAATREVRKASIFGELIIMVVYLPILTLTGIEGKMFFPMAFTVLAALGAAMILSVTFVPAAVAIFLGGRISEKENILIRTAKAIYEPMLRAAIAARGAVAAAAVILVMLCLLLASRMGSEFIPKLDEGDYALHALRIPGTSLTQAVEMQRTLESKLKTIPEVKEIFTKIGTAEIATDPMPPSVADCFIMIKPRSEWANPQMPKSELDDKIMAVAKSVPGNNYELLQPIEMRFNELIAGVRSDLAVKVFGDQMEVMEETAGQIEDVLKQVPGAVDVKLEQTTGLPVLTIAIDRPMIARYGLNIADVQEVIEIAIGGKEAGQIFEGDRRFAILVRLPEKLRTDLEALKRLPIPLPQRAVNLTRIAYQPKSSVATADTIPLGELAEFTLAPGPNQISRENAKRRVVVTANVRGRDIASFVGEAQKRIAEEVTVQPGYWVSWGGQFENLISASHRLKIVVPVALLLILMLLFSAFGSVKDALLIFTGVPMALTGGIIALWLRDIPLSISAAVGFIALSGVAVLNGVVMISFIRKLIEDGMGIDAAILSGSLTRLRPVLMTALVASLGFVPMALATGPGAEVQRPLATVVIGGILSSTLLTLLVLPALYRMFNRVTSRKEIPSS, encoded by the coding sequence ATGATTGATTCCATCATCCAGTTTTCCATCAAGCAGCGCTGGGTCATCCTGCTGCTCGCGCTCGGCACCGCCATCCTCGGTGCCTACAACTACACCCGGCTGCCCATTGATGCCGTGCCGGACATCACCAACGTCCAGGTGCAGATCAACACCGAAGCACCCGGCTACTCACCGCTCGAAGTCGAGCAGCGCGTCACCTTCGCCGTGGAGAATGCCATGGGCGGCCTGCCGCACCTCGACTACACCCGCTCCGTCTCACGCTACGGCCTTTCACAAGTCACGGTCATCTTCAAAGACGGCACCGACATCTACTTCGGACGCCAGCTCATCGCCGAGCGTTTGCAGGAGGTGAAAAGCAAACTGCCGCCCGGCCTGGAGCCGAGCATGGGGCCGATTGCCACCGGCCTTGGAGAAATCTTCATGTTCACCGTCACTGCCGAACCATCTGCACGAAACGAGGAAGGCAAAGCCTACACACCCACCGACCTGCGCACCATCCAGGACTGGATCATCAAGCCACAGTTGCGAAACATCCCCGGCGTCATCGAGGTGAACACCATTGGCGGCTATGAGAAGCAGTTCCACGTCACGCCTGATCCGAACAAGCTCGTCACCTTTGATGTCACGCTGCGCCAGCTCATGGAAGCGCTCGACCTGAACAACGCCAACGTCGGCGCGGGTTACATCGAAAAGAATGGCGAGCAACTGCTCATCCGCGCTCCAGGTCAGGCCGAGGGCATCGAAGACCTGCTCAACATCATCGTCGCGCATCGCGATGGCACGCCCATCCTCGTCAAAGACGTGGCTGAGGTCGTGCATGGCCGCGAACTCCGCACTGGCGCGGCAACCGTGAATGGTGAGGAAGTCGTGCTCGCCACCGTCTTCATGCTCGTCGGTGAAAACAGCCGCACCGTCTCCAGCCGCATCGCTGCGAAGCTGGTGGATGTGAACCGCTCCCTGCCGGAAGGCGTGAAGGCCAACGCCGTCTATGACCGCACCACACTCGTGGACTCCACCATCGAGACCGTGAAGAAGAACCTCTTTGAAGGAGCCACGCTCGTCATTGTCATCCTGTTTCTACTGCTCGGAAACTTCCGCGCCGCGCTGCTCACCGCCTGCGTCATCCCGCTTTCGATGCTGCTCACCATCACCGGCATGGTCAGTGCCAAAATCAGCGGCAACTTGATGAGCCTCGGCGCTCTCGACTTCGGCATCATCGTCGATGGGGCAGTCATCATCGTGGAGAACTGCATCCGGCGTCTTGCCGAGGAGCAGCATCGTCATGGCCGCTTGCTCACCAAAGCCGAGCGCTTCGAGATCGTCTTCGCCGCCACCCGCGAAGTGCGAAAGGCCAGCATCTTCGGCGAACTCATCATCATGGTCGTCTATCTGCCCATCCTCACGCTCACCGGCATCGAGGGGAAGATGTTCTTCCCCATGGCCTTCACCGTCCTCGCCGCGCTGGGCGCTGCCATGATTTTGTCCGTGACCTTTGTGCCCGCCGCCGTCGCCATCTTCCTCGGTGGCCGCATCAGCGAAAAAGAAAACATCCTCATCCGCACCGCCAAGGCCATCTATGAACCCATGCTGCGTGCCGCCATCGCCGCTCGCGGTGCCGTGGCTGCTGCTGCCGTCATCCTCGTCATGCTCTGCCTGCTGCTCGCTTCCAGAATGGGCAGCGAGTTCATTCCGAAATTAGACGAAGGCGACTACGCCCTGCACGCCCTGCGCATCCCCGGCACAAGTCTAACCCAAGCGGTAGAGATGCAGCGCACTCTGGAGTCCAAGCTGAAAACAATCCCCGAAGTGAAGGAAATCTTCACCAAGATCGGCACCGCCGAGATCGCCACCGACCCTATGCCACCCAGCGTTGCGGATTGCTTCATCATGATCAAACCGCGCAGCGAATGGGCCAACCCCCAAATGCCAAAATCCGAACTGGACGACAAAATCATGGCAGTCGCCAAATCCGTCCCCGGCAACAACTACGAGCTGCTCCAGCCCATCGAAATGCGCTTCAATGAACTCATCGCCGGTGTCCGCAGCGACTTGGCCGTGAAGGTCTTTGGCGACCAGATGGAAGTCATGGAGGAGACCGCCGGGCAGATCGAAGACGTGCTCAAGCAAGTCCCCGGTGCCGTCGATGTGAAGCTGGAGCAGACCACCGGCCTGCCCGTGCTCACCATCGCCATCGACCGCCCCATGATCGCCCGCTATGGCCTGAACATCGCCGACGTGCAGGAGGTCATCGAGATCGCCATCGGCGGCAAAGAAGCCGGACAAATCTTCGAGGGCGACCGCCGCTTCGCCATCCTCGTGCGCTTGCCTGAAAAGCTCCGCACCGATCTCGAAGCTCTGAAACGCCTGCCCATCCCGCTGCCACAAAGAGCCGTCAATCTGACTCGCATCGCCTACCAGCCGAAAAGCAGCGTCGCCACCGCCGATACCATCCCGCTCGGCGAGTTGGCCGAGTTCACCCTCGCTCCCGGCCCGAACCAAATCAGCCGCGAGAACGCCAAGCGCCGCGTCGTCGTCACCGCCAACGTGCGCGGACGCGACATCGCCAGCTTTGTCGGCGAAGCACAGAAACGCATCGCTGAGGAAGTCACCGTGCAGCCCGGCTACTGGGTCAGTTGGGGCGGACAATTTGAAAACCTCATCTCCGCCAGCCATCGTTTGAAGATTGTCGTCCCCGTCGCACTGCTGCTCATCCTCATGCTGCTGTTCAGTGCCTTCGGTTCCGTCAAAGACGCGCTGCTCATCTTCACCGGCGTGCCCATGGCTCTCACTGGCGGCATCATTGCGTTGTGGTTGCGTGACATCCCGCTGTCCATCTCCGCCGCCGTCGGCTTCATCGCCTTGTCCGGTGTGGCCGTGCTCAATGGCGTCGTCATGATCAGCTTCATCAGGAAGCTCATCGAAGACGGCATGGGCATTGATGCCGCCATCCTCAGCGGCTCCCTCACCCGCCTGCGCCCCGTGCTCATGACCGCCCTCGTCGCCAGCCTCGGCTTCGTCCCCATGGCCCTCGCCACCGGCCCCGGAGCCGAAGTCCAGCGCCCCCTCGCCACCGTCGTCATCGGCGGCATCCTCAGCTCCACGCTGCTCACGCTTCTCGTCCTGCCAGCGCTCTACCGCATGTTTAACCGCGTCACCTCACGCAAAGAAATCCCATCCTCATGA
- a CDS encoding efflux RND transporter periplasmic adaptor subunit has product MNYKAILNAALIALLLIGGAYAAKRILGIELSSHEHAEGHGAAPAADDPSKRRGPHGGRYFGEPDFECEVQIYEPEGVTPEFHVYFYKNGQPYQPDDVKIVAKLERINRTDTITFKKEADYYIGTPVVEEPHSFHAFVNVQHAGKSYEWKFDSIEGRAEMPDEILARAGVEMVKAGPAKIRQRLSLRGRVQLNEQTRTSIIPRFEGIVKAVNKNLGDVVSKGDVLATVESNDSLQTYEVKAEIAGTVIEKSVKLGEFADNQRTLFVIADLSNVWVDFIVHRKDFPLLKAGQAVAIHADEGIESVEATLSYLSPFSAEGSQTMMARAVVPNAKGELRPGLFVTGDVVYEEAEVPVAVKASALQNFRDWDVVFVRVGTLFEAMPFEIGRRDAEWIEVKAGIPAGISYAAENSFIIKADVMKSGATHDH; this is encoded by the coding sequence ATGAACTACAAAGCCATTCTCAATGCGGCCCTCATCGCGCTGCTCCTCATCGGCGGAGCTTATGCGGCCAAACGCATCCTCGGCATCGAACTCAGCAGCCACGAGCACGCGGAAGGTCACGGCGCGGCCCCCGCAGCCGATGATCCCAGCAAGCGACGCGGCCCGCACGGAGGCCGCTATTTCGGCGAGCCGGACTTCGAGTGCGAAGTGCAAATCTACGAGCCGGAAGGAGTCACGCCTGAGTTCCACGTTTACTTCTACAAGAACGGTCAGCCATATCAGCCCGACGACGTGAAGATCGTCGCCAAGCTGGAGCGAATCAACCGCACCGACACCATCACGTTCAAGAAAGAGGCGGACTACTACATCGGCACGCCCGTGGTCGAGGAGCCGCATTCCTTCCACGCCTTTGTGAATGTGCAGCACGCCGGAAAAAGCTACGAGTGGAAGTTCGACTCCATCGAAGGCCGTGCCGAGATGCCGGATGAAATCCTCGCCCGTGCTGGCGTGGAAATGGTGAAGGCAGGCCCGGCCAAGATACGCCAGCGACTCAGCCTGCGTGGCCGTGTGCAGCTCAATGAGCAAACGCGCACCAGCATCATCCCGCGCTTTGAGGGCATCGTGAAAGCGGTGAACAAAAACCTGGGCGACGTGGTGAGCAAAGGCGATGTCCTCGCCACGGTGGAGAGCAACGACAGCCTCCAGACCTACGAGGTCAAAGCCGAGATCGCAGGCACCGTGATCGAGAAAAGCGTGAAGCTCGGCGAGTTCGCGGACAATCAGCGCACGCTCTTTGTCATCGCCGATCTCAGCAATGTGTGGGTGGACTTCATCGTCCATCGCAAAGACTTCCCGCTGCTCAAAGCCGGGCAGGCCGTGGCCATCCATGCCGACGAAGGCATCGAAAGCGTCGAGGCCACGCTCAGCTATCTCTCGCCCTTCAGCGCCGAAGGATCGCAGACCATGATGGCCCGTGCCGTGGTGCCGAATGCCAAGGGCGAGCTGCGCCCAGGCTTGTTCGTCACTGGCGATGTCGTCTATGAGGAGGCCGAGGTGCCCGTTGCCGTGAAGGCCAGCGCTTTGCAAAACTTCCGCGACTGGGATGTCGTCTTTGTGCGCGTAGGCACTTTGTTTGAAGCCATGCCTTTCGAGATCGGACGCCGCGATGCCGAGTGGATCGAAGTCAAAGCGGGCATCCCCGCAGGCATCTCCTACGCCGCTGAGAACAGCTTCATCATCAAAGCTGACGTGATGAAATCCGGTGCCACCCACGACCATTGA
- a CDS encoding TolC family protein, producing MHTRVFPLLLLLAFHAHAASPGGSLSLSDALALSLRQNPELKSYDWDIRAAEARTLQAGLKPNPVLNYSAQNLPGSGPYRGGDIMENTLELGQLVELGGKRQARVNEAAASRSVAEWAYQVRRVEVLKNTTQAFVAVLAAQRQVQLAEETAALAEKVTPMTQKRVEAGKANAVEVMRSKVAVASAKIELEQAKRTLATARINLAVQWGAQTADFDSVKGDLEGIKALPKFSTLVQRIQSNPEIARWSSERDRRYAALAKQKSLAKPDITVSAGPRMLGKGDDLSFVVGFSIPLPFKNKNQGGIAEAEAEIAKTDSERKTSEMNVYAQLSAAYQVLLRATTEVELLNKDVLPGAKEAEEAVMQGYEAGRFTQLEILDARRTLIQARNQHLRALTDYHQAQAEIAALTAAPISLSRK from the coding sequence ATGCACACTCGTGTCTTTCCATTGCTTCTGCTTCTCGCATTTCATGCCCATGCTGCCAGCCCCGGCGGCTCCTTATCCTTGTCAGACGCGCTTGCGCTGTCTCTCCGGCAAAACCCCGAACTCAAATCCTATGATTGGGACATCCGCGCTGCCGAGGCACGCACGCTCCAGGCGGGACTGAAACCCAATCCCGTCCTCAACTACAGCGCCCAAAACCTACCCGGCAGCGGCCCCTACCGTGGTGGCGACATCATGGAAAACACGCTGGAGCTTGGGCAGCTCGTGGAGCTCGGCGGCAAACGTCAGGCGCGTGTCAATGAAGCTGCGGCTAGTCGCAGCGTGGCGGAGTGGGCTTATCAAGTGCGCCGTGTCGAAGTGCTCAAAAACACCACGCAGGCTTTTGTGGCAGTGCTCGCGGCCCAACGCCAGGTGCAACTCGCGGAGGAAACCGCCGCGCTGGCGGAGAAGGTCACGCCGATGACGCAGAAGCGAGTGGAGGCTGGCAAGGCCAACGCTGTCGAGGTCATGCGCAGCAAGGTCGCCGTGGCATCGGCGAAGATCGAACTGGAGCAGGCGAAGCGCACGCTTGCCACGGCCAGGATCAATCTCGCCGTTCAATGGGGTGCGCAGACAGCGGACTTTGATTCCGTGAAAGGTGATCTGGAAGGCATCAAAGCCCTGCCGAAGTTCTCCACGCTCGTGCAGCGCATTCAGAGCAATCCCGAGATCGCCCGCTGGTCGTCTGAGCGCGACCGACGTTACGCGGCACTGGCAAAGCAAAAGTCACTGGCAAAGCCGGACATCACCGTCTCCGCAGGGCCGCGCATGTTGGGCAAAGGCGATGACCTCTCATTCGTCGTCGGCTTCTCCATTCCGCTGCCGTTCAAGAACAAGAACCAGGGCGGCATAGCCGAAGCGGAGGCGGAAATCGCCAAGACCGACAGCGAGCGCAAGACCTCGGAGATGAATGTGTATGCCCAGCTCAGCGCCGCCTATCAAGTGCTGCTCCGCGCCACAACGGAAGTCGAGCTGCTGAACAAGGACGTGCTGCCGGGCGCGAAGGAAGCCGAAGAAGCCGTCATGCAGGGCTATGAGGCCGGACGCTTCACCCAGCTCGAAATCCTCGACGCCCGCCGCACGCTCATTCAAGCGCGCAATCAGCATCTCCGCGCCCTCACGGACTACCACCAGGCCCAGGCAGAGATCGCCGCCCTCACCGCTGCACCCATCTCACTTTCTCGCAAATAA
- a CDS encoding isoprenylcysteine carboxylmethyltransferase family protein: MKSATLKDLSWVIVQLVLLAALLLMPAFGHVPFLVPLRPLGLLVCIAGLSVSGVATWQLQAGRSLTPLPSPRAGAALLTSGLYRRVRHPVYSGLLVWAFGMAISAASLLHFVLFGLLWAFFHAKAAHEEKLLAQKYSGYPEYASRTPRFFPSLIPLK; the protein is encoded by the coding sequence ATGAAATCCGCCACCCTCAAAGACCTGTCATGGGTGATCGTGCAGTTGGTTCTGCTTGCGGCGCTGTTGTTGATGCCTGCATTTGGACATGTGCCGTTTCTCGTGCCATTGCGCCCGCTGGGCTTGCTGGTGTGCATCGCCGGGCTGTCTGTGTCGGGCGTGGCGACCTGGCAATTACAGGCGGGGCGCTCACTCACTCCGCTGCCTTCCCCGCGCGCGGGAGCCGCGTTGCTCACGAGCGGCTTGTATCGCCGCGTCAGGCATCCGGTTTACAGCGGCCTTCTCGTCTGGGCCTTCGGCATGGCGATCTCGGCGGCGAGTTTGCTGCATTTCGTGCTGTTCGGACTGCTTTGGGCCTTCTTCCACGCCAAGGCAGCGCATGAAGAAAAGCTGCTCGCGCAAAAATACAGCGGCTACCCTGAGTATGCCTCTCGCACGCCGCGTTTCTTTCCTTCACTCATCCCACTCAAATGA
- a CDS encoding methyltransferase domain-containing protein — MKRTTTLLCLLASLAFAQDASVKPGINDKFLDPKLNVEEWTKKFETESREIFHQREKIVVAAGLKPGMVMADIGAGTGLFTLHFAQAVGENGKVYAVEIAKNFLEHIKARASKASASNVQTILCTEKSVELPESSIDLAFICDVYHHFEYPQATLATLHKALKPDGELVLIDFKRIPGKSSDFVMGHVRAGQEVFEAEVIAAGFEKVDEVKDLLKENYFVKFRRK, encoded by the coding sequence ATGAAACGCACCACCACCCTCCTCTGCCTTCTCGCCAGTCTCGCTTTCGCGCAAGACGCCAGCGTCAAACCGGGCATCAACGACAAATTCCTCGATCCGAAGCTCAACGTCGAGGAATGGACGAAGAAGTTCGAAACGGAGAGCCGCGAGATCTTCCACCAGCGGGAGAAAATCGTCGTCGCGGCCGGTTTGAAGCCCGGCATGGTCATGGCGGACATCGGCGCGGGCACGGGGCTTTTCACGTTGCACTTTGCGCAGGCCGTCGGCGAAAACGGCAAGGTCTATGCCGTCGAAATCGCGAAGAATTTCCTGGAGCACATCAAGGCCCGCGCCTCCAAAGCGAGTGCCTCGAATGTGCAGACGATTCTCTGCACCGAAAAGAGCGTCGAGCTGCCTGAGTCGAGCATCGACCTCGCCTTCATCTGCGATGTGTATCACCACTTCGAGTATCCTCAGGCCACGCTCGCCACGCTGCACAAGGCGCTCAAACCGGACGGCGAACTGGTGCTGATTGACTTCAAACGCATCCCTGGCAAATCGAGCGACTTCGTCATGGGCCACGTCCGCGCCGGACAGGAGGTCTTCGAGGCCGAAGTCATTGCCGCTGGTTTTGAAAAGGTGGATGAAGTGAAGGATCTGCTGAAGGAGAACTACTTCGTGAAGTTCCGCCGGAAGTAG